Below is a genomic region from Coriobacteriia bacterium.
CGAGCGGCAATCGTAGCGGCGAGCCCATCGTCGCCACCGACTGTGAGGCGTTCGATGCGCTCGGACACATCGCCGATGGCTTTCTCGGTAACAACCGCGCGATCGTCGCACGTTACGATGACTCCGTCGCCCGCATCACGGATGATGGGTCCGTCCAGATGATTCGCCGCGCACGCGGCTATGCGCCCACGCCGCTTATCCTCGGGCGTGACGGGGGGACGGGGCTAACGTCACACGAATCCCAGTGTGACGTTAGCCCCGTCCCCCCGTCACGCGCCGTCCCCATCATCTTCGCAGCCGGTCCCGAGCAAAAGGCAACCTTCACCTTCCTCGACGACGAGCACGCTTACATCTCGCAGCATCTTGGCGATCTCGAGCATCTAGGCACCATGCGCGCATGGCACCAGGCACGCGAGCGCTACGAACAGCTCTTCGACACGCATCCGCAGGTCATTGCCTGCGACATGCATCCCGAATATCTTGCAAGCAAATGGGCACGCGAATACGCGTGTGAACATGATCTGCCGCTCATCGAAGTGCAGCATCATCATGCGCACATCGCCTCGGTGCTCGGCGAGAACGAACTGCAAGGCCCCGTCATCGGCATCGCGCTCGACGGTACGGGATACGGTACGGACGGCACGATCTGGGGTGGTGAGATTCTCATCGCCACGCGTGGCAAATTCGAACGCTTCTGGCACCTGCCTGGCTTCTCATTGCCAGGCGGTGCTGCCGCCATCCTCAACCCCGAGCGCACTGCATATGCGCTGCTCAAGGCATATGACGAGCTTGACGATGCATTCTTCGGCCAGTTCTCCCTCGATAACCCGCAATTCGCGTGCTTCCTCGAACGCCTCGAGAACCGCACGTTGTTCGACCAAATGATCGAAAAGGGCATTAACTCGCCCTTGTGCTCGTCTACAGGACGCCTCTTCGATGCGGCAAGCGCACTCCTGGGCATCTGCACGCATCCCGGCTATGACGGCGAGGCAGCCTGCCTGCTCGAGGCAGCCGCCTGGCGCAATGACGATGAGCACCCGCTCACGGCACGAGCGTTTCATGAGGGCCTCATCAACGCTATCATCGAACAAACGCTACGGGCGCGAAGCGAGACGGGGATCAACGACATTGCTTTGAGCGGTGGCTGCATGGTCAACCGCATACTCTTCTCCCAGCTGTGTGAGCGCTTAGGAGACCTGGGATTCACGGTCTACATCAACCGCGAACTTCCGCCCAATGATGGATGTATCTCGTATGGACAGGCAATCGTTGCCTGCGCACGTTTGGAGGAATAGACATGTGCTTGGCAATACCCGCTCAAGTCACCGAGCTTGATGAAAAGCAGATGATGGGCACCGTTGACATCATGGGCGTCACGCGCGAGGTGGCACTTGATCTTGTCCCCAAGGTAAAAGTCGGCGATTGGGTACTCGTGCATGCCGGCTACGGCATCGAAATCATCGACGAGCAATTCGCCAACGAAACGCTCGAGCTCATCAGGCAATTCCCCGAGCTCATCGATGAGGACCACCCCGGCATGGGCGCAGGTGTCGCCTAATGCTCGACCTCTCCGGATTTCGCGACCCCAAGCTCGGCAAGGAGCTCATTGCCCGCATCAACGATATTGCCCCGGCAGCTCTCGAACGCTGTGACGGGCACATCAGGCTCATGGAGGTCTGCGGCACGCATACGGTCGCACTCGCCCGAGCGGGCATCCGCAGCATTTTGCCCGAGGGCATCAAGCTTGTCAGCGGTCCTGGTTGCCCCGTCTGCGTCACGGCCAACGAGGACATCGACACGGTCATCGCGCTTTCGCGTCTCGATGACGTCATCATCACGACCTTCGGCGACATGACACGCGTGCCAGGCTCAACTTCCTCACTCAACGAGGAGAAAGCCGCCGGACGCGACATCCGCATCGTCTACTCCCCCCTCGATGGACTGCGCTGCGCACAGGAAAATCCCGACCGCGAGGTCATCTTCGTGGGCGTTGGTTTCGAGACCACGACGCCGCTCATCGCCTCTACCATCAAACGCGCCGAGGCGGCCGGCATCGAGAACTTCAGCGTCTTTGCCGCGCACAAGACCGTACCGCACACGCTCGAAGCGCTCGTCAACGATCCTGAGGTCGCCATCAATGCCCTCATACTGCCAGGGCACGTCTCGACCATCATCGGCCGCACGCCCTACGAATTCCTCGCGCGTGACTATGGCATTCCCGGATGCATCATGGGCTTCGAGCCAAACGATTTGCTGAGCGGCATTGCGATCTTGCTGCGCATGCTCGCACGCGGTGAGGCGAACATCGTGAACGACTACCGGCGTGGCGTGCAGGACGAGGGCAATGTCGATGCCCAGGCGACCATCGCCGAGGCCTTCGAGCCCTGTGATGCCACCTGGCGCGGTCTGGGCCTCATCCCCGATTCTGGCTACAGGCTGCGCGAGAAGTACGCCCGCTTCGATGCGCTTGCCAAGTTCTCACCCATCATCGAGCCGACGATCGAGCCCAAGGGTTGCCGCTGCGGTGATGTGCTGCGCGGCGTCATGGACCCGAGCGAGTGTCCGCTCTTTGCCACGGCCTGCAGTCCGGAGCACCCCATTGGCCCTTGCATGGTCTCGAGCGAAGGCTCCTGCGCCGCGTTCTACAAGTACCTGCGATAGGAGAGATTTCTCCACTCCGGCGCTGCACGCCTCCGGTCGAAATGACAATCGTGGGTCACGTGCCCCCGTTCGAAATGACAATCGTCGGTTACGCGCCTCCGGTCGAAATGACATTGTCGGTTACGCCGCTGAGAACGTCACGCGGTCTCAGCTTCTCACCTCGCCGCCTGTCGCCTTCATGACCTTGGCGACGATACGCTCGTGGGCCTTCTCGACTTCCTCGCTCGTGAGGGTACGGTCGCTCGCACGATAGGTGATCCTGAACGCCATGGATTTCTTGCCCGCGCCCACGCGCTCGTCATCGCGGTACACGTCGAAGAGGCGCACGCTTTCGAAGGGACCCTTCTTGCCGGCGCTCGTGATGCACTGCTCGATGCGCTCGGCCGTCACGTCCTCGTCGACGACGATGGCGAGGTCGACCTCGATGCCCGGATAGACGGGCACGTCCACGTACGGGCGCATGTCGCCGGTCACGCCGAGCAGCTGATGCACGTCGAACTCGAATGCGGCAACGGAACCCTCCACATCAAAGGCCTGGCAGACGAGCGGATGCATCTCGCCGACCCAGCCCAACACACGCCCGCCTGCGATAACGCTTGCAGCACGTCCTGGCGTCAACCAGGGGGCCTCATCGGCATCAAGTGCCTTGAATTGCAGCTTCTGCACGCAAAGCTCGCGCATGAGGTTTTCGACGATGCCCTTGGCATCGAA
It encodes:
- a CDS encoding hydrogenase maturation protein HypF translates to MQARRIHLNGIVQGVGFRPHVVRCARMLGCTGWVLNDTHGVEIQVQHEDTAVLDAFEDALVEDAPVAAHILSCLSRPGSCEELDDFAIRASAHGEHASTLVSPDLATCDACIDELFDPNDRRYHYPFINCTNCGPRFTIIEELPYDRSATSMRAFEMCPQCAEEYADVADRRYHAQPDACFACGPRIWWVDTNTEAERVFPLVETVLTPRGNALSASVSEAVLEGGFDDEGTLILERQHLAREESDAIIGYAAQQLRAGDVLAIKGLGGWHLACDACNEEAVTRVRVRKHRPSKPLAVMVRDLDMARTYARVSDEEAALLESPARPIVLLERVPDSPIAANVAGDLPEIGLMLPATPLQHLLMHELDTPLVMTSGNRSGEPIVATDCEAFDALGHIADGFLGNNRAIVARYDDSVARITDDGSVQMIRRARGYAPTPLILGRDGGTGLTSHESQCDVSPVPPSRAVPIIFAAGPEQKATFTFLDDEHAYISQHLGDLEHLGTMRAWHQARERYEQLFDTHPQVIACDMHPEYLASKWAREYACEHDLPLIEVQHHHAHIASVLGENELQGPVIGIALDGTGYGTDGTIWGGEILIATRGKFERFWHLPGFSLPGGAAAILNPERTAYALLKAYDELDDAFFGQFSLDNPQFACFLERLENRTLFDQMIEKGINSPLCSSTGRLFDAASALLGICTHPGYDGEAACLLEAAAWRNDDEHPLTARAFHEGLINAIIEQTLRARSETGINDIALSGGCMVNRILFSQLCERLGDLGFTVYINRELPPNDGCISYGQAIVACARLEE
- a CDS encoding hydrogenase formation protein HypD, which gives rise to MLDLSGFRDPKLGKELIARINDIAPAALERCDGHIRLMEVCGTHTVALARAGIRSILPEGIKLVSGPGCPVCVTANEDIDTVIALSRLDDVIITTFGDMTRVPGSTSSLNEEKAAGRDIRIVYSPLDGLRCAQENPDREVIFVGVGFETTTPLIASTIKRAEAAGIENFSVFAAHKTVPHTLEALVNDPEVAINALILPGHVSTIIGRTPYEFLARDYGIPGCIMGFEPNDLLSGIAILLRMLARGEANIVNDYRRGVQDEGNVDAQATIAEAFEPCDATWRGLGLIPDSGYRLREKYARFDALAKFSPIIEPTIEPKGCRCGDVLRGVMDPSECPLFATACSPEHPIGPCMVSSEGSCAAFYKYLR
- the hypC gene encoding HypC/HybG/HupF family hydrogenase formation chaperone, translating into MCLAIPAQVTELDEKQMMGTVDIMGVTREVALDLVPKVKVGDWVLVHAGYGIEIIDEQFANETLELIRQFPELIDEDHPGMGAGVA